AACGGGCTCGCTCCTCCCGGCGGGCGCGCGGCTGGTGCCCGACCGGCCACGGGTGACTCACCGTGGCCTGTGCGGCACCCGCTGCCATGGTTACTCTGGCCCCCGGACGACGTACCGGGAGGAGCACGCACGTGGCCGAAAGCATGATTTCGCAGCCTCTGGCCGGCTGGGGCAAGCCGGACCTCGATCTCAGCGGGGCGGACTGGCAGTCGAGCAGCCGGGGGGCGGGCGACGTCCAGATCGCCTTCGTCGAGGGGTTCATCGCGATGCGCAACGGCGACCGCCCCGAGAGCCCCTCGCTGATCTTCGCGCCGGACGAGTGGCGCAAGTTCGTCATGAACGCGCGGGGCGGGGAGTTCGAC
The Streptomyces sp. NBC_01296 DNA segment above includes these coding regions:
- a CDS encoding DUF397 domain-containing protein, yielding MAESMISQPLAGWGKPDLDLSGADWQSSSRGAGDVQIAFVEGFIAMRNGDRPESPSLIFAPDEWRKFVMNARGGEFDLT